The proteins below come from a single Perca flavescens isolate YP-PL-M2 chromosome 8, PFLA_1.0, whole genome shotgun sequence genomic window:
- the sephs1 gene encoding selenide, water dikinase 1: MSVRESFNPESYELDKNFRLTRFAELKGTGCKVPQDVLQKLLEALQENHYQEDEQFLGAVMPRLGIGMDTCVIPLRHGGLSLVQTTDYIYPIVDDPYMMGRIACANVLSDLYAMGVTECDNMLMLLGVSNKMSEKERDKVMPLIIQGFKDASEEAGTSVTGGQTVLNPWVVMGGVATTVCQPNEFIMPDNAVPGDVLVLTKPLGTQVAVAVHQWLDIPEKWNKIKLVVTQEDVELAYHEAMMNMARLNRTAAGLMHTFNAHAATDITGFGILGHAQTLARQQRSEVSFVIHNLPVLAKMAAVSKACGNMFGLMHGTCPETSGGLLICLPREQAARFCAEIKSPKYGEGHQAWIIGIVEKGNRTARIIDKPRIIEVAPQAATQNVNPTPGATS, from the exons ATGTCCGTGAGGGAATCCTTTAACCCCGAAAGCTATGAGCTGGACAAGAACTTCAGACTCACACGCTTTGCTGAGCTCAAGGGCACAGGCTGCAAG GTGCCCCAAGATGTGTTACAGAAGCTGCTAGAAGCCCTTCAGGAGAACCACTATCAAGAGGATGAACAGTTCCTGGGGGCAGTTATGCCCCGATTAG gcataGGAATGGACACATGTGTGATCCCTCTCAGACATGGAGGCCTTTCTCTGGTCCAGACAACAGATTACATCTACCCCATTGTGGATGACCCCTACATGATG GGAAGAATTGCTTGTGCCAATGTTTTAAGTGACCTGTACGCCATGGGAGTAACAGAGTGTGACAACATGTTGATGCTTTTGGGAGTCAGCAACAAAATGTCAGAGAAG GAGAGGGACAAAGTCATGCCACTAATCATCCAGGGATTCAAGGATGCATCAGAGGAGGCAGGCACATCTGTAACAGGTGGACAGACAGTGCTCAACCCCTGGGTGGTAATGGGAGGAGTTGCTACAACAGTCTGCCAACCCAACGAGTTTATCAT GCCAGACAATGCAGTGCCAGGAGACGTGTTGGTGTTGACCAAGCCACTTGGAACACAAGTGGCCGTTGCAGTACACCAATGGCTAGATATT CCTGAGAAGTGGAACAAGATCAAGCTGGTGGTAACCCAGGAGGATGTAGAGCTGGCCTACCACGAAGCCATGATGAACATGGCTCGACTCAACAGGACAG CGGCTGGTCTCATGCACACCTTCAACGCTCATGCAGCCACGGACATCACAGGGTTTGGCATCCTTGGCCATGCTCAGACGTTGGCACGGCAACAACGAAGTGAGGTGTCATTTGTTATCCACAACCTCCCAGTGCTCGCCAAGATGGCCGCCGTTTCCAAGGCCTGTGGGAACATGTTTGGACTCATGCACGGCACCTGCCCTGAAacatcag GAGGCCTGCTTATCTGTCTGCCTCGGGAGCAGGCTGCCCGCTTCTGTGCCGAGATCAAATCCCCAAAATACGGCGAGGGCCACCAAGCGTGGATCATTGGGATTGTAGAGAAAGGAAACCGCACTGCTCGCATCATAGACAAACCGCGGATCATAGAGGTGGCACCACAAGCAGCCACACAGAATGTCAACCCAACTCCCGGTGCAACTTCTTAA
- the bend7 gene encoding BEN domain-containing protein 7 isoform X3 — protein MMNSNCKSINGEPMDAAVPEVWLGDEGVEIKRQITGMMRLLSDKTSRVYQRVVTEQDSSTKEPQERHLTWVHQPAPSCFVSEDHQSSSWNSAGDPGPSPSSISSPIVNGPGCGQYSTRSKAQRILNNTKDPIKVNEANADVAPPTTPEAPCCMCNCKGTLHAILQELRAMRRLMQTQKASLERQEQAASPCQPRLGPGPAPRCRPRKRRPIYKVAPLTVSSTRRAALVPLEASPSIAAPAESGKSEECEKEHGLSTSNSHPVCSEVSVLQKNPVTVNNRHNPVLNQLRGPHLLESEVRLAEDHDVYISKAQLDSILVNYTRSGSLLFRKLVCAFFDDATLANSLPNGKRKRGLNDNRKGLDQNIVGAIKVFTEKYCTENRIEKLPGPRDWVQILQDQIKLARRRLKRDAAEAEEVLNGPSTSCDYNRPVRVEGTVVNMTG, from the exons ATGATGAACTCCAACTGCAAAAGTATTAATGGAGAGCCTATGGATGCTGCTGTGCCTGAGG TTTGGTTAGGGGATGAGGGAGTGGAGATCAAGAGGCAAATCACAGGAATGATGAGGCTTCTGAGTGATAAGACCAGCAGGGTATATCAACGCGTGGTAACAGAGCAGGACAGCTCAACAAAGGAGCCCCAGGAACGGCATCTGACCTGGGTACATCAGCCTGCACCTTCATGTTTTGTATCAGAGGACCACCAGAGCAGCAGCTGGAACTCTGCAGGGGATCCAGGGCCTTCACCTTCATCCATATCGAGCCCCATTGTCAACGGTCCAGGCTGTGGACAGTACAGTACCCGCTCCAAAGCCCAGAGGATCCTCAACAATACCAAGGATCCGATCAAAGTGAACGAAGCGAACG CAGATGTAGCCCCTCCTACTACGCCAGAAGCCCCCTGCTGCATGTGTAACTGTAAGGGCACCTTGCACGCTATTTTGCAGGAACTGCGTGCCATGAGGAGGCTGATGCAGACTCAAAAAG CATCCTTGGAAAGACAGGAACAGGCAGCATCACCATGCCAACCTCGTCTTGGTCCAGGCCCCGCTCCTCGCTGTAGGCCACGCAAGAGGAGGCCAATCTATAAAGTGGCACCACTGACTGTGTCAAGTACTAGAAGAGCTGCTCTTGTTCCTCTAGAGGCATCACCAAGTATAGCTGCACCTGCAGAATCTGGAAAAAGTGAGGAATGTGAGAAAGAACATGGCTTATCTACATCCAACAGTCACCCTGTTTGCTCTGAGGTTTCTGTGCTGCAGAAGAATCCAGTAACTGTCAACAACAGACACAATCCTGTCCTGAACCAGCTGAGGGGACCTCATTTGTTAGAG TCTGAGGTGCGTCTTGCAGAGGATCATGACGTGTATATCTCAAAGGCTCAGCTAGACTCCATTCTGGTCAACTATACACGCTCTGGCAGCCTGCTGTTTCGGAAACTG GTGTGTGCGTTCTTTGACGATGCTACGCTGGCTAACTCCTTGCCAAATGGTAAACGGAAGAGAGGGCTCAATGATAACCGTAAGGGCTTGGACCAGAACATTGTGGGGGCCATTAAAG TGTTTACAGAGAAATACTGCACTGAAAACAGAATAGAGAAGTTGCCCGGGCCACGAGACTGGGTCCAGATCCTTCAAGATCAGATCAAACTAGCCAGGAGGAGGCTGAAAAGAG ATGCTGCAGAAGCAGAAGAAGTCTTAAATGGACCTTCCACAA GCTGTGACTATAACAGGCCTGTCCGTGTGGAGGGGACGGTGGTGAACATGACTGGTTGA
- the bend7 gene encoding BEN domain-containing protein 7 isoform X2, whose protein sequence is MECGERKRRRKSQSFKLVTDEDFAPSYMMNSNCKSINGEPMDAAVPEVWLGDEGVEIKRQITGMMRLLSDKTSRVYQRVVTEQDSSTKEPQERHLTWVHQPAPSCFVSEDHQSSSWNSAGDPGPSPSSISSPIVNGPGCGQYSTRSKAQRILNNTKDPIKVNEANDVAPPTTPEAPCCMCNCKGTLHAILQELRAMRRLMQTQKASLERQEQAASPCQPRLGPGPAPRCRPRKRRPIYKVAPLTVSSTRRAALVPLEASPSIAAPAESGKSEECEKEHGLSTSNSHPVCSEVSVLQKNPVTVNNRHNPVLNQLRGPHLLESEVRLAEDHDVYISKAQLDSILVNYTRSGSLLFRKLVCAFFDDATLANSLPNGKRKRGLNDNRKGLDQNIVGAIKVFTEKYCTENRIEKLPGPRDWVQILQDQIKLARRRLKRDAAEAEEVLNGPSTSCDYNRPVRVEGTVVNMTG, encoded by the exons ATGGAGTGTggagaaaggaagaggagaaggaagTCACAGAGCTTTAAACTGGTCACGGATGAAG ATTTTGCGCCTTCATATATGATGAACTCCAACTGCAAAAGTATTAATGGAGAGCCTATGGATGCTGCTGTGCCTGAGG TTTGGTTAGGGGATGAGGGAGTGGAGATCAAGAGGCAAATCACAGGAATGATGAGGCTTCTGAGTGATAAGACCAGCAGGGTATATCAACGCGTGGTAACAGAGCAGGACAGCTCAACAAAGGAGCCCCAGGAACGGCATCTGACCTGGGTACATCAGCCTGCACCTTCATGTTTTGTATCAGAGGACCACCAGAGCAGCAGCTGGAACTCTGCAGGGGATCCAGGGCCTTCACCTTCATCCATATCGAGCCCCATTGTCAACGGTCCAGGCTGTGGACAGTACAGTACCCGCTCCAAAGCCCAGAGGATCCTCAACAATACCAAGGATCCGATCAAAGTGAACGAAGCGAACG ATGTAGCCCCTCCTACTACGCCAGAAGCCCCCTGCTGCATGTGTAACTGTAAGGGCACCTTGCACGCTATTTTGCAGGAACTGCGTGCCATGAGGAGGCTGATGCAGACTCAAAAAG CATCCTTGGAAAGACAGGAACAGGCAGCATCACCATGCCAACCTCGTCTTGGTCCAGGCCCCGCTCCTCGCTGTAGGCCACGCAAGAGGAGGCCAATCTATAAAGTGGCACCACTGACTGTGTCAAGTACTAGAAGAGCTGCTCTTGTTCCTCTAGAGGCATCACCAAGTATAGCTGCACCTGCAGAATCTGGAAAAAGTGAGGAATGTGAGAAAGAACATGGCTTATCTACATCCAACAGTCACCCTGTTTGCTCTGAGGTTTCTGTGCTGCAGAAGAATCCAGTAACTGTCAACAACAGACACAATCCTGTCCTGAACCAGCTGAGGGGACCTCATTTGTTAGAG TCTGAGGTGCGTCTTGCAGAGGATCATGACGTGTATATCTCAAAGGCTCAGCTAGACTCCATTCTGGTCAACTATACACGCTCTGGCAGCCTGCTGTTTCGGAAACTG GTGTGTGCGTTCTTTGACGATGCTACGCTGGCTAACTCCTTGCCAAATGGTAAACGGAAGAGAGGGCTCAATGATAACCGTAAGGGCTTGGACCAGAACATTGTGGGGGCCATTAAAG TGTTTACAGAGAAATACTGCACTGAAAACAGAATAGAGAAGTTGCCCGGGCCACGAGACTGGGTCCAGATCCTTCAAGATCAGATCAAACTAGCCAGGAGGAGGCTGAAAAGAG ATGCTGCAGAAGCAGAAGAAGTCTTAAATGGACCTTCCACAA GCTGTGACTATAACAGGCCTGTCCGTGTGGAGGGGACGGTGGTGAACATGACTGGTTGA
- the bend7 gene encoding BEN domain-containing protein 7 isoform X4 has product MECGERKRRRKSQSFKLVTDEDFAPSYMMNSNCKSINGEPMDAAVPEVWLGDEGVEIKRQITGMMRLLSDKTSRVYQRVVTEQDSSTKEPQERHLTWVHQPAPSCFVSEDHQSSSWNSAGDPGPSPSSISSPIVNGPGCGQYSTRSKAQRILNNTKDPIKVNEANADVAPPTTPEAPCCMCNCKGTLHAILQELRAMRRLMQTQKEASPSIAAPAESGKSEECEKEHGLSTSNSHPVCSEVSVLQKNPVTVNNRHNPVLNQLRGPHLLESEVRLAEDHDVYISKAQLDSILVNYTRSGSLLFRKLVCAFFDDATLANSLPNGKRKRGLNDNRKGLDQNIVGAIKVFTEKYCTENRIEKLPGPRDWVQILQDQIKLARRRLKRDAAEAEEVLNGPSTSCDYNRPVRVEGTVVNMTG; this is encoded by the exons ATGGAGTGTggagaaaggaagaggagaaggaagTCACAGAGCTTTAAACTGGTCACGGATGAAG ATTTTGCGCCTTCATATATGATGAACTCCAACTGCAAAAGTATTAATGGAGAGCCTATGGATGCTGCTGTGCCTGAGG TTTGGTTAGGGGATGAGGGAGTGGAGATCAAGAGGCAAATCACAGGAATGATGAGGCTTCTGAGTGATAAGACCAGCAGGGTATATCAACGCGTGGTAACAGAGCAGGACAGCTCAACAAAGGAGCCCCAGGAACGGCATCTGACCTGGGTACATCAGCCTGCACCTTCATGTTTTGTATCAGAGGACCACCAGAGCAGCAGCTGGAACTCTGCAGGGGATCCAGGGCCTTCACCTTCATCCATATCGAGCCCCATTGTCAACGGTCCAGGCTGTGGACAGTACAGTACCCGCTCCAAAGCCCAGAGGATCCTCAACAATACCAAGGATCCGATCAAAGTGAACGAAGCGAACG CAGATGTAGCCCCTCCTACTACGCCAGAAGCCCCCTGCTGCATGTGTAACTGTAAGGGCACCTTGCACGCTATTTTGCAGGAACTGCGTGCCATGAGGAGGCTGATGCAGACTCAAAAAG AGGCATCACCAAGTATAGCTGCACCTGCAGAATCTGGAAAAAGTGAGGAATGTGAGAAAGAACATGGCTTATCTACATCCAACAGTCACCCTGTTTGCTCTGAGGTTTCTGTGCTGCAGAAGAATCCAGTAACTGTCAACAACAGACACAATCCTGTCCTGAACCAGCTGAGGGGACCTCATTTGTTAGAG TCTGAGGTGCGTCTTGCAGAGGATCATGACGTGTATATCTCAAAGGCTCAGCTAGACTCCATTCTGGTCAACTATACACGCTCTGGCAGCCTGCTGTTTCGGAAACTG GTGTGTGCGTTCTTTGACGATGCTACGCTGGCTAACTCCTTGCCAAATGGTAAACGGAAGAGAGGGCTCAATGATAACCGTAAGGGCTTGGACCAGAACATTGTGGGGGCCATTAAAG TGTTTACAGAGAAATACTGCACTGAAAACAGAATAGAGAAGTTGCCCGGGCCACGAGACTGGGTCCAGATCCTTCAAGATCAGATCAAACTAGCCAGGAGGAGGCTGAAAAGAG ATGCTGCAGAAGCAGAAGAAGTCTTAAATGGACCTTCCACAA GCTGTGACTATAACAGGCCTGTCCGTGTGGAGGGGACGGTGGTGAACATGACTGGTTGA
- the bend7 gene encoding BEN domain-containing protein 7 isoform X1, protein MECGERKRRRKSQSFKLVTDEDFAPSYMMNSNCKSINGEPMDAAVPEVWLGDEGVEIKRQITGMMRLLSDKTSRVYQRVVTEQDSSTKEPQERHLTWVHQPAPSCFVSEDHQSSSWNSAGDPGPSPSSISSPIVNGPGCGQYSTRSKAQRILNNTKDPIKVNEANADVAPPTTPEAPCCMCNCKGTLHAILQELRAMRRLMQTQKASLERQEQAASPCQPRLGPGPAPRCRPRKRRPIYKVAPLTVSSTRRAALVPLEASPSIAAPAESGKSEECEKEHGLSTSNSHPVCSEVSVLQKNPVTVNNRHNPVLNQLRGPHLLESEVRLAEDHDVYISKAQLDSILVNYTRSGSLLFRKLVCAFFDDATLANSLPNGKRKRGLNDNRKGLDQNIVGAIKVFTEKYCTENRIEKLPGPRDWVQILQDQIKLARRRLKRDAAEAEEVLNGPSTSCDYNRPVRVEGTVVNMTG, encoded by the exons ATGGAGTGTggagaaaggaagaggagaaggaagTCACAGAGCTTTAAACTGGTCACGGATGAAG ATTTTGCGCCTTCATATATGATGAACTCCAACTGCAAAAGTATTAATGGAGAGCCTATGGATGCTGCTGTGCCTGAGG TTTGGTTAGGGGATGAGGGAGTGGAGATCAAGAGGCAAATCACAGGAATGATGAGGCTTCTGAGTGATAAGACCAGCAGGGTATATCAACGCGTGGTAACAGAGCAGGACAGCTCAACAAAGGAGCCCCAGGAACGGCATCTGACCTGGGTACATCAGCCTGCACCTTCATGTTTTGTATCAGAGGACCACCAGAGCAGCAGCTGGAACTCTGCAGGGGATCCAGGGCCTTCACCTTCATCCATATCGAGCCCCATTGTCAACGGTCCAGGCTGTGGACAGTACAGTACCCGCTCCAAAGCCCAGAGGATCCTCAACAATACCAAGGATCCGATCAAAGTGAACGAAGCGAACG CAGATGTAGCCCCTCCTACTACGCCAGAAGCCCCCTGCTGCATGTGTAACTGTAAGGGCACCTTGCACGCTATTTTGCAGGAACTGCGTGCCATGAGGAGGCTGATGCAGACTCAAAAAG CATCCTTGGAAAGACAGGAACAGGCAGCATCACCATGCCAACCTCGTCTTGGTCCAGGCCCCGCTCCTCGCTGTAGGCCACGCAAGAGGAGGCCAATCTATAAAGTGGCACCACTGACTGTGTCAAGTACTAGAAGAGCTGCTCTTGTTCCTCTAGAGGCATCACCAAGTATAGCTGCACCTGCAGAATCTGGAAAAAGTGAGGAATGTGAGAAAGAACATGGCTTATCTACATCCAACAGTCACCCTGTTTGCTCTGAGGTTTCTGTGCTGCAGAAGAATCCAGTAACTGTCAACAACAGACACAATCCTGTCCTGAACCAGCTGAGGGGACCTCATTTGTTAGAG TCTGAGGTGCGTCTTGCAGAGGATCATGACGTGTATATCTCAAAGGCTCAGCTAGACTCCATTCTGGTCAACTATACACGCTCTGGCAGCCTGCTGTTTCGGAAACTG GTGTGTGCGTTCTTTGACGATGCTACGCTGGCTAACTCCTTGCCAAATGGTAAACGGAAGAGAGGGCTCAATGATAACCGTAAGGGCTTGGACCAGAACATTGTGGGGGCCATTAAAG TGTTTACAGAGAAATACTGCACTGAAAACAGAATAGAGAAGTTGCCCGGGCCACGAGACTGGGTCCAGATCCTTCAAGATCAGATCAAACTAGCCAGGAGGAGGCTGAAAAGAG ATGCTGCAGAAGCAGAAGAAGTCTTAAATGGACCTTCCACAA GCTGTGACTATAACAGGCCTGTCCGTGTGGAGGGGACGGTGGTGAACATGACTGGTTGA
- the prpf18 gene encoding pre-mRNA-splicing factor 18 isoform X2, whose protein sequence is MDTLKAEILRKRKLIEDKQLVDGSKKFFKRSDLARMEQEDYFIRCGYKIDKKEDDEPSTSANPVLELELTEEKLPMTLSRQEVIRRLRERGEPIRLFGESDYDAFQRLRKIEILTPEVNKGLRNDLKAAMDKIDQQYLNEIVGGTEPGEVDTQHDLKVHEENTTIEELEVLGKTLGTGDDDGDQELIDKFLRFLLGVWAKDLNSREDHVKRSVQGKLASATHSQTESYLKPLFRKLRKKSLPADIKESITDIIKFMLEREYVKANDAYLQMAIGNAPWPIGVTMVGIHARTGREKIFSKHVAHVLNDETQRKYIQGLKRLMTICQKHFTTVPSKCVEYNAL, encoded by the exons ATGGATACACTGAAAGCTGAGATCTTAAGGAAAAGAAAACTCATCGAAGACAAACAGCTTGTTGAT GGCTCCAAAAAATTCTTCAAAAGGTCTGATCTTGCACGCATGGAACAAGAAGACTACTTCATAAGATGTGGATACAAG ATTGATAAGAAAGAAGATGATGAGCCATCCACCTCAGCTAATCCAGTGTTAGAACTGGAACTAACAGAAGAGAAGCTGCCAATGACACTGTCGCGACAGGAA GTAATTCGCCGGCTTAGGGAACGAGGGGAACCAATCCGACTGTTTGGAGAGTCCGATTATGATGCTTTTCAGAGACTCAGGAAGATTGAGATTCTGACCCCGGAAGTAAACAAG GGCTTGAGGAATGACCTAAAAGCAGCCATGGACAAGATTGACCAGCAGTACCTAAATGAGATTGTTGGAGGAACAGAGCCAGGAGAAGTGGACACACAGCACGACCTGAAAGTCCATGAAGAAAACACCACTATAGAAGAGTTGGAG GTTCTTGGTAAAACCCTAGGCACTGGAGATGATGATGGAGACCAGGAGCTTATTGACAAGTTTTTGAGG TTTCTTCTTGGTGTTTGGGCCAAAGATCTGAACAGCCGAGAGGACCACGTGAAGCGAAGTGTTCAGGGCAAGCTGGCCAGCGCAACTCACTCACAGACTGAGTCTTACCTCAAACCTCTCTTCAGGAAGCTCAGGAAGAAG AGTTTACCAGCTGACATCAAAGAGTCAATCACGGACATAATTAAGTTCATGTTGGAAAGAGAATATGTCAAG GCAAATGATGCCTACCTGCAGATGGCCATTGGTAATGCTCCATGGCCTATCGGTGTGACCATGGTGGGTATCCACGCCCGTACTGGGCGAGAAAAGATCTTCTCCAAGCATGTGGCCCACGTGCTCAACGATGAGACACAGAGAAAATACATCCAG
- the prpf18 gene encoding pre-mRNA-splicing factor 18 isoform X1 yields the protein MDTLKAEILRKRKLIEDKQLVDGSKKFFKRSDLARMEQEDYFIRCGYKVQRETPESQIDKKEDDEPSTSANPVLELELTEEKLPMTLSRQEVIRRLRERGEPIRLFGESDYDAFQRLRKIEILTPEVNKGLRNDLKAAMDKIDQQYLNEIVGGTEPGEVDTQHDLKVHEENTTIEELEVLGKTLGTGDDDGDQELIDKFLRFLLGVWAKDLNSREDHVKRSVQGKLASATHSQTESYLKPLFRKLRKKSLPADIKESITDIIKFMLEREYVKANDAYLQMAIGNAPWPIGVTMVGIHARTGREKIFSKHVAHVLNDETQRKYIQGLKRLMTICQKHFTTVPSKCVEYNAL from the exons ATGGATACACTGAAAGCTGAGATCTTAAGGAAAAGAAAACTCATCGAAGACAAACAGCTTGTTGAT GGCTCCAAAAAATTCTTCAAAAGGTCTGATCTTGCACGCATGGAACAAGAAGACTACTTCATAAGATGTGGATACAAG GTACAGAGAGAGACTCCTGAGAGCCAG ATTGATAAGAAAGAAGATGATGAGCCATCCACCTCAGCTAATCCAGTGTTAGAACTGGAACTAACAGAAGAGAAGCTGCCAATGACACTGTCGCGACAGGAA GTAATTCGCCGGCTTAGGGAACGAGGGGAACCAATCCGACTGTTTGGAGAGTCCGATTATGATGCTTTTCAGAGACTCAGGAAGATTGAGATTCTGACCCCGGAAGTAAACAAG GGCTTGAGGAATGACCTAAAAGCAGCCATGGACAAGATTGACCAGCAGTACCTAAATGAGATTGTTGGAGGAACAGAGCCAGGAGAAGTGGACACACAGCACGACCTGAAAGTCCATGAAGAAAACACCACTATAGAAGAGTTGGAG GTTCTTGGTAAAACCCTAGGCACTGGAGATGATGATGGAGACCAGGAGCTTATTGACAAGTTTTTGAGG TTTCTTCTTGGTGTTTGGGCCAAAGATCTGAACAGCCGAGAGGACCACGTGAAGCGAAGTGTTCAGGGCAAGCTGGCCAGCGCAACTCACTCACAGACTGAGTCTTACCTCAAACCTCTCTTCAGGAAGCTCAGGAAGAAG AGTTTACCAGCTGACATCAAAGAGTCAATCACGGACATAATTAAGTTCATGTTGGAAAGAGAATATGTCAAG GCAAATGATGCCTACCTGCAGATGGCCATTGGTAATGCTCCATGGCCTATCGGTGTGACCATGGTGGGTATCCACGCCCGTACTGGGCGAGAAAAGATCTTCTCCAAGCATGTGGCCCACGTGCTCAACGATGAGACACAGAGAAAATACATCCAG
- the prpf18 gene encoding pre-mRNA-splicing factor 18 isoform X3 codes for MEQEDYFIRCGYKVQRETPESQIDKKEDDEPSTSANPVLELELTEEKLPMTLSRQEVIRRLRERGEPIRLFGESDYDAFQRLRKIEILTPEVNKGLRNDLKAAMDKIDQQYLNEIVGGTEPGEVDTQHDLKVHEENTTIEELEVLGKTLGTGDDDGDQELIDKFLRFLLGVWAKDLNSREDHVKRSVQGKLASATHSQTESYLKPLFRKLRKKSLPADIKESITDIIKFMLEREYVKANDAYLQMAIGNAPWPIGVTMVGIHARTGREKIFSKHVAHVLNDETQRKYIQGLKRLMTICQKHFTTVPSKCVEYNAL; via the exons ATGGAACAAGAAGACTACTTCATAAGATGTGGATACAAG GTACAGAGAGAGACTCCTGAGAGCCAG ATTGATAAGAAAGAAGATGATGAGCCATCCACCTCAGCTAATCCAGTGTTAGAACTGGAACTAACAGAAGAGAAGCTGCCAATGACACTGTCGCGACAGGAA GTAATTCGCCGGCTTAGGGAACGAGGGGAACCAATCCGACTGTTTGGAGAGTCCGATTATGATGCTTTTCAGAGACTCAGGAAGATTGAGATTCTGACCCCGGAAGTAAACAAG GGCTTGAGGAATGACCTAAAAGCAGCCATGGACAAGATTGACCAGCAGTACCTAAATGAGATTGTTGGAGGAACAGAGCCAGGAGAAGTGGACACACAGCACGACCTGAAAGTCCATGAAGAAAACACCACTATAGAAGAGTTGGAG GTTCTTGGTAAAACCCTAGGCACTGGAGATGATGATGGAGACCAGGAGCTTATTGACAAGTTTTTGAGG TTTCTTCTTGGTGTTTGGGCCAAAGATCTGAACAGCCGAGAGGACCACGTGAAGCGAAGTGTTCAGGGCAAGCTGGCCAGCGCAACTCACTCACAGACTGAGTCTTACCTCAAACCTCTCTTCAGGAAGCTCAGGAAGAAG AGTTTACCAGCTGACATCAAAGAGTCAATCACGGACATAATTAAGTTCATGTTGGAAAGAGAATATGTCAAG GCAAATGATGCCTACCTGCAGATGGCCATTGGTAATGCTCCATGGCCTATCGGTGTGACCATGGTGGGTATCCACGCCCGTACTGGGCGAGAAAAGATCTTCTCCAAGCATGTGGCCCACGTGCTCAACGATGAGACACAGAGAAAATACATCCAG